A single genomic interval of bacterium harbors:
- a CDS encoding DUF6485 family protein, with product MKEDSCRNHKENLKRCNCTYEPCPRKGYCCECLHYHRSHGEVPACFFPAEVERTYDRSLARFLSLHRGRS from the coding sequence ATGAAAGAAGATTCTTGCAGGAATCACAAAGAAAACCTAAAGCGTTGCAACTGCACCTACGAGCCTTGCCCCAGGAAAGGATACTGTTGCGAGTGCCTTCATTACCATCGCTCCCATGGTGAAGTGCCGGCATGTTTCTTCCCTGCGGAAGTGGAGCGCACCTATGACAGGAGCCTGGCCCGTTTCCTATCCTTGCATAGAGGGAGGTCATGA